From the Aquitalea magnusonii genome, one window contains:
- a CDS encoding glycoside hydrolase family 1 protein, with translation MQRFPDNFLWGGAIAANQVEGAYREGGKGLSTSDVQPQGIFGPITPRKDGDFNIKDVAIDFYHRYPEDLALMAEMGFRCLRTSIAWSRIFPKGDETEANEAGLAFYDALFDAMASHGIEPVITLSHYEMPLGLVQRYGGWQDRRLITFFGRYANTVFKRFGHRVKYWLTFNEINMSLHAPFTGVGMAADSSAQAIYQAIHHQLVASARAVRDCHAMLPDAQIGNMLLGGIVYPLSCHPDDMLETLRQNRQWLFFGDVQAHGSYPAYMERFFREQQIQLEISQQDLADLQHTVDFISFSYYMSGCATADPALQQRLRSNILDIVPNPHLPSSEWGWQIDPQGLRYLLNLLYDRYRKPLFIVENGLGARDVVAEDGSIQDDYRIRYLNDHLLQVAQALQDGVEVMGYTSWGPIDLVSASKAQMSKRYGFIYVDRDDDGQGSLKRLRKKSFFWYRDVIASQGASLQAGESRP, from the coding sequence ATGCAACGTTTTCCCGACAATTTCCTTTGGGGTGGTGCTATTGCCGCCAATCAGGTTGAAGGTGCCTACCGGGAGGGTGGCAAGGGCTTGTCCACCTCGGATGTGCAGCCCCAGGGCATTTTTGGCCCCATCACCCCGCGCAAGGACGGCGACTTCAATATCAAGGATGTTGCCATCGACTTTTACCACCGCTACCCGGAAGACCTCGCCCTGATGGCCGAAATGGGCTTTCGCTGCTTGCGCACCTCGATTGCCTGGAGCCGGATTTTTCCTAAAGGGGATGAAACAGAAGCCAATGAAGCAGGCTTGGCTTTCTATGACGCCCTGTTTGATGCAATGGCCAGCCACGGCATCGAGCCGGTTATCACGCTGTCCCACTATGAAATGCCGCTGGGGCTGGTACAGCGTTATGGTGGCTGGCAGGATCGCCGCCTGATTACCTTTTTTGGCCGCTATGCCAACACCGTGTTCAAGCGCTTTGGCCATCGGGTGAAATACTGGCTGACCTTCAACGAAATCAATATGTCGCTGCATGCGCCGTTTACCGGGGTGGGCATGGCGGCAGACAGCTCTGCGCAAGCCATTTATCAGGCCATTCATCATCAACTGGTTGCCAGCGCCCGCGCCGTACGTGATTGCCATGCCATGCTGCCAGATGCGCAAATCGGCAATATGCTGCTGGGCGGCATTGTTTATCCGCTTAGCTGCCATCCGGACGATATGCTGGAAACGCTGCGACAAAACCGGCAATGGCTGTTTTTTGGCGATGTCCAGGCACATGGCAGTTATCCGGCGTATATGGAGCGGTTTTTCCGTGAGCAACAGATTCAGCTGGAGATCAGCCAGCAAGATCTGGCGGATCTGCAACATACGGTGGATTTCATCAGCTTCAGCTACTACATGTCTGGCTGCGCCACCGCGGACCCGGCACTACAGCAGCGCTTGCGCAGCAATATTCTGGACATCGTACCCAACCCCCATTTGCCCAGTTCGGAATGGGGCTGGCAGATTGATCCGCAAGGCCTGCGCTATCTGCTGAACCTGTTATACGACCGCTACCGCAAACCGCTATTCATTGTGGAAAACGGCCTTGGCGCACGTGATGTGGTGGCCGAGGATGGGTCCATTCAGGATGATTACCGGATCCGCTATCTGAATGATCACCTGCTGCAGGTGGCGCAAGCCCTGCAAGATGGTGTGGAGGTGATGGGCTATACCAGTTGGGGACCCATTGACCTGGTCAGCGCCTCAAAAGCGCAAATGTCCAAGCGCTATGGCTTCATTTATGTTGATCGGGATGATGATGGCCAGGGCAGCCTTAAGCGCCTGCGCAAGAAAAGCTTCTTCTGGTATCGCGATGTGATTGCCAGCCAGGGCGCCAGCCTGCAAGCCGGGGAGTCCCGCCCATGA
- a CDS encoding OprD family outer membrane porin: MKTPWQYKPAGPLALTMLLTLCNGPPALAEPTQALITENTGLLGGSRLDLSLRNLYRSGNASEWDPDLLPHHYSTWVQGLSLDYRSGYWQDRLGLGMSYESVINLRTRTENGYTDNMLPRDLGSFSKLGQAYLRYQQPGLSAQVGWQHMYNVGVIHARDSRAAQKSYQGLRLDGEAGKWSGLLAVVDRTSDRHEPEKRRFYSRDGRHQLNHIVSGQVKWESAKNNSLLYFAGEADRYLFRQGLETSWQAQPSGLRLEAFFYHNRGLSWWERQDFSRDAYHFGFKASRELGPFTLSGGGSHTWAKPQNPSDLGFFYFNLARNAVGRFASPAYNGIFDYMHDRETMLFAALGYRPQTSTHIGMAAYHGTGMRYQQVPLRHWDVLGFIEHKPPQLKNLRLLLMVDYGQSWKRTRNGQADVASGQQINKPKIGSGFQIDYLLPLL, encoded by the coding sequence ATGAAAACACCATGGCAATATAAGCCGGCAGGCCCCCTCGCCCTGACCATGCTGCTGACACTGTGCAACGGACCACCAGCATTGGCAGAGCCCACCCAAGCCTTGATCACAGAAAACACTGGACTGCTGGGCGGAAGCCGGCTGGATCTGTCGCTGCGCAATCTCTACCGCAGCGGCAATGCCAGTGAATGGGACCCGGATCTCCTGCCACATCATTACAGCACCTGGGTGCAAGGGCTTAGCCTGGATTATCGGAGTGGCTACTGGCAGGACCGACTCGGCTTGGGCATGTCCTATGAATCAGTCATTAATCTGCGCACCCGTACGGAAAATGGCTACACCGACAATATGCTGCCGCGGGACCTGGGCAGCTTCAGCAAACTTGGCCAAGCCTATCTGCGCTACCAACAGCCCGGCCTCAGTGCGCAAGTTGGCTGGCAGCATATGTATAACGTTGGCGTGATTCATGCACGCGACAGCCGTGCCGCACAAAAGAGCTACCAAGGCCTGCGCCTGGATGGTGAAGCCGGAAAGTGGAGTGGGCTGCTGGCCGTGGTGGATCGCACCTCAGACCGGCACGAGCCTGAGAAACGGCGGTTTTACAGCCGCGATGGTCGTCACCAACTAAACCATATTGTCAGCGGCCAGGTGAAATGGGAAAGCGCAAAAAACAACTCTCTATTGTATTTTGCCGGTGAAGCTGACCGCTATCTGTTCCGCCAGGGGCTGGAAACCTCCTGGCAGGCCCAGCCATCCGGACTGCGTCTGGAAGCGTTTTTTTATCACAATCGCGGCCTGAGCTGGTGGGAAAGACAAGACTTCAGCCGCGACGCGTATCACTTTGGATTCAAAGCAAGCCGCGAACTGGGGCCATTCACCCTAAGCGGGGGCGGCAGCCATACCTGGGCCAAACCGCAAAACCCATCCGATCTGGGCTTCTTTTATTTCAATCTGGCCCGTAACGCAGTAGGTCGCTTTGCCAGCCCGGCATACAACGGCATTTTCGATTACATGCATGATCGTGAAACCATGCTGTTCGCCGCCCTTGGCTATCGCCCACAAACCAGCACCCACATTGGCATGGCCGCCTATCACGGCACGGGCATGCGTTATCAGCAGGTGCCGTTGCGGCACTGGGACGTACTCGGTTTCATCGAGCACAAACCGCCGCAGCTGAAGAACCTGAGACTGCTCCTGATGGTTGATTACGGCCAGAGCTGGAAACGCACACGCAATGGACAGGCAGATGTAGCCAGCGGCCAGCAGATCAACAAACCTAAAATCGGCAGCGGTTTCCAGATCGACTACTTGCTGCCGCTACTGTGA
- a CDS encoding histidine phosphatase family protein — translation MLNASDRVQGWSDAVLTPQGQRQAISLGRGLAKQGILFNAAYSSDSGRALQTARLLLAHNGQAQLPVRTDWRFREFNFGSYETLANQTLWQDIADQHKMSLAQWLTKVTPKDFADTVAILDQARQQARADTWPAENYAAIQQRLHSGMEQLISHTRQQGGGKVLLVSHGLSINALLDLLLPGQTVATTRLENASITRLRLHNGQYQLLDINDLRYLKAGQLPADTSLPADSIAPPTSKEATQ, via the coding sequence ATGCTGAATGCCAGCGATCGGGTACAAGGCTGGAGCGATGCCGTCCTGACACCGCAAGGTCAACGCCAGGCCATCAGCCTGGGGCGTGGCCTGGCCAAGCAAGGCATTCTTTTCAATGCAGCTTACAGTAGCGACAGTGGCCGGGCCCTGCAAACAGCCCGCCTGCTATTGGCACACAATGGCCAAGCCCAGTTGCCGGTACGCACCGACTGGCGCTTCAGAGAGTTCAATTTCGGCAGCTATGAAACCCTAGCCAACCAAACACTGTGGCAGGACATCGCCGACCAACACAAGATGAGCCTGGCGCAATGGCTGACCAAGGTCACCCCCAAGGACTTTGCCGATACCGTTGCCATACTGGACCAAGCGCGGCAACAAGCTCGTGCCGATACCTGGCCCGCAGAAAACTATGCCGCCATCCAGCAACGCCTGCACAGCGGCATGGAACAGCTGATCAGCCACACTCGCCAACAGGGCGGTGGCAAAGTACTGCTGGTATCGCACGGACTTAGCATCAATGCCCTGCTCGACCTGCTGCTGCCCGGCCAGACCGTGGCAACGACAAGGCTAGAAAATGCCAGCATCACTCGCCTGCGTTTGCACAACGGCCAATATCAATTGCTGGACATCAATGATTTGCGCTATCTAAAGGCGGGACAGCTTCCAGCCGACACATCGTTGCCGGCAGACAGCATTGCGCCGCCCACGTCAAAGGAGGCCACCCAATGA
- a CDS encoding carbohydrate porin, giving the protein MTTATALLMQERQPSPWPTPAILLSLLACAGLPALSHAAPAESWDGYVLGMENTDNGVLGDMHGLRSTLAQHGFTFNSAWLSQLARNIEGGFNSDRHSAYIDQFWFMFTQDLSAATGIPDAKIEGNIVNRNHDNNLTAMRLQDNRVTGGDLAQESWGGQSITRLGWLTFSRSFLDQRLQWRLGLMNKVQDFDQSIPCDFQLLNLCGGKAAAARTWYNWNSHYWGSTFQYKITPEWTVKTGLLEQNPEAPSRSHAWSVSTQGSKGVLFPLELEWKTNSVNGLPGIYNLGWLYTNARQNALFQGHATQPEQYRHTGYWYAGLNQQLTRHHGDKQRGLSFSWSLGLGDKRSNPIPLITSASLRYRGLLDSRPQDMMGIGTAWMHYSSNYQRQQQYLNTQSGISDYADAAYAPIPGYAMNSEFFYRAQLRPWLQLQPGIQYWRKPAGLKETPDAWVVTLKTVVIF; this is encoded by the coding sequence ATGACGACAGCAACTGCGCTATTGATGCAGGAACGCCAACCCAGCCCATGGCCGACACCAGCAATCCTGCTTAGCCTGCTGGCATGCGCGGGATTGCCTGCCTTGTCACATGCCGCACCGGCAGAAAGCTGGGATGGCTATGTGCTGGGCATGGAAAACACGGACAACGGTGTACTGGGCGATATGCACGGCTTGCGCTCAACACTGGCACAGCATGGCTTCACCTTTAACAGCGCCTGGCTAAGCCAACTCGCCCGCAATATAGAAGGGGGATTCAATTCCGACCGCCACAGCGCTTACATAGACCAGTTCTGGTTCATGTTCACCCAAGACTTGTCCGCCGCAACCGGTATACCGGACGCCAAAATAGAAGGAAACATTGTCAATCGCAATCATGACAATAATCTGACCGCAATGCGTCTACAGGATAATCGTGTCACCGGCGGCGACCTTGCACAGGAGAGCTGGGGCGGACAATCCATCACACGTCTGGGCTGGCTGACGTTCAGTCGCAGCTTTCTGGATCAGCGTTTGCAATGGCGGCTGGGACTGATGAACAAGGTGCAGGATTTTGATCAATCCATTCCCTGTGATTTCCAATTGCTCAACCTGTGTGGCGGTAAAGCTGCCGCCGCCCGGACTTGGTATAACTGGAATTCACATTACTGGGGCAGTACTTTCCAATACAAGATCACCCCGGAATGGACAGTGAAAACCGGGCTACTGGAGCAAAACCCAGAGGCCCCTTCCCGCAGTCATGCCTGGAGCGTCAGCACCCAAGGCAGCAAAGGCGTTTTGTTCCCGCTGGAACTGGAATGGAAAACCAACTCGGTAAACGGCTTGCCCGGCATCTACAACCTGGGATGGCTCTACACCAATGCCAGGCAAAACGCCCTCTTCCAAGGCCATGCGACACAGCCCGAGCAGTATCGCCACACCGGCTATTGGTATGCCGGGCTGAATCAGCAACTGACCCGTCATCATGGTGATAAACAACGCGGGCTGAGTTTTTCCTGGAGCCTTGGCCTGGGTGACAAAAGAAGTAATCCCATCCCGCTGATTACCTCCGCCTCGTTACGCTACCGTGGACTGCTGGACAGCCGGCCGCAGGACATGATGGGCATTGGCACGGCCTGGATGCACTACAGCAGCAACTACCAGCGACAGCAGCAGTATCTGAATACCCAGAGCGGTATCAGCGACTATGCCGATGCCGCTTATGCACCGATACCCGGCTATGCGATGAACAGTGAGTTTTTCTATCGCGCCCAACTGCGGCCCTGGCTGCAACTGCAACCGGGTATCCAGTACTGGAGAAAACCTGCGGGACTTAAGGAAACCCCAGATGCCTGGGTGGTGACACTCAAGACAGTCGTCATATTCTGA
- a CDS encoding DUF2322 family protein produces MTTTFKDILETLPATDGIAAIVLLDAAGETLTRLENKPGTAGSVRVYHALIKKHSHINRAAALEGLQLYAEHTADARLHPGKHPNIDRLLAIAEDGAPGLRARIVLASD; encoded by the coding sequence ATGACAACCACTTTCAAGGATATTCTGGAAACCTTGCCCGCCACCGATGGCATTGCCGCCATCGTGCTGCTGGATGCCGCCGGCGAAACCCTCACCCGTCTGGAAAACAAACCAGGCACCGCCGGTTCGGTACGGGTTTACCACGCCCTCATCAAGAAACACAGCCATATCAACCGCGCAGCAGCGCTGGAAGGCTTGCAGTTGTACGCGGAACATACTGCCGATGCGCGCCTGCATCCGGGCAAACATCCGAATATCGACCGCCTGCTGGCCATTGCCGAAGACGGCGCCCCCGGCCTGCGCGCCCGCATTGTGCTGGCAAGCGACTAA